In one Drosophila pseudoobscura strain MV-25-SWS-2005 chromosome X, UCI_Dpse_MV25, whole genome shotgun sequence genomic region, the following are encoded:
- the ICA69 gene encoding islet cell autoantigen 1, with the protein MLKSEVQHQFWITKKAVQRKLGSKEDKHIISSDAELDAKIEVFKSISDTSLELCKIIDQYQERLCILSQEECVFGRFLKEAGKRSKTTGNSINHTAKAMSFAGQQRMCVRVPLLRLQHEVDVFRCRAVKDTEVTLQNMEKERTEYRAALCWMKSASQELDPDTGKGLDKFRTAQAHVRVAKHNFDGYSLDSIQKIDLLAAARCNMYSHALVAYVAELKSFAQKAASTFQTISNALIAKPKYDFCVLKELSQNEGPSEDAPPIETVDKDQSLFFASEYQDKPDSELKPPSGKKSQVEPAPVCGDNESLLIELAKQLEKEDSPLIDAPVQEQECPLMGDANQTSSTNNKFWARMFNPQLQQQQQKPMPPTTTTTAAKPAASGPAPATASAAASKSQSTNNPWLDLFADLDPLANPQAFDLKMSGGRSVAEQT; encoded by the exons ATGCTAAAATCCGAGGTGCAACACCAATTTTGGATCACCAAGAAGGCGGTCCAGCGCAAGCTGGGCTCCAAGGAGGACAAGCACATAATCTCCTCGGACGCGGAGCTGGACGCTAAGATTGAGGTGTTCAAATCAATATCGGACACCAGCCTGGAGCTCTGCAAGATAATCGACCAGTACCAGGAGCGCCTGTGCATCTTGTCGCAGGAGGAGTGTGTCTTTGGGCGCTTCCTCAAGGAGGCGGGCAAGCGGAGCAAGACGACGGGCAACAGCATCAACCACACAGCGAAGGCCATGTCCTTTGCAGGACAGCAGCGGATGTGTGTGCGGGTGCCACTGCTGCGACTGCAGCACGAGGTGGACGTGTTTCGCTGTCGCGCCGTCAAGGACACGGAGGTCACGCTGCAGAACATGGAGAAGGAGCGAACGGAGTACAGAGCTGCCCTGTGCTGGATGAAGTCGGCTAGCCAGGAGCTGGACCCCGACACGGGCAAGGGCCTGGACAAGTTTCGCACTGCCCAGGCTCATGTGCGCGTGGCCAAACATAATTTCGATGGCTACTCCTTGGATTCCATCCAAAAG ATTGATTTGCTGGCCGCCGCCCGCTGCAATATGTATTCGCATGCTTTGGTCGCCTACGTGGCGGAGCTGAAGAGTTTCGCTCAGAAGGCGGCCTCCACATTCCAGACGATATCCAATGCACTAATTGCCAAGCCCAAGTACGACTTTTGTGTTCTGAAGGAACTGTCCCAAAATGAGGGCCCCAGCGAGGATGCGCCACCAATTGAAACCGTGGATAAGGATCAGTCGCTGTTCTTtgct AGTGAATATCAGGACAAGCCAGACTCGGAGTTGAAGCCGCCCAGTGGAAAGAAGTCCCAGGTGGAGCCAGCCCCCGTCTGCGGTGACAATGAGTCCCTGCTCATAGAACTTGCCAAGCAGCTCGAGAAGGAGGACAGTCCGCTGATCGATGCTCCCGTGCAGGAGCAGGAATGCCCCCTGATGGGCGATGCCAATCAAACCAGCAGCACCAATAACAAGTTCTGGGCACGCATGTTCAAtccgcagctgcagcagcaacagcagaagcccATGCCTCCCACTACCACCACCACAGCCGCTAAGCCAGCCGCCAGTGGACCAGCGCCGGCGACGGCGTCGGCAGCTGCTAGCAAATCCCAGTCGACCAACAATCCGTGGCTTGACCTCTTCGCCGATCTGGATCCCCTGGCCAATCCGCAGGCGTTTGATCTGAAAATGAGTGGGGGACGCAGCGTAGCAGAGCAGACATAA